A genomic window from Streptococcus sanguinis includes:
- a CDS encoding type B 50S ribosomal protein L31 — protein MRKDIHPEYRPVVFMDTSTGYQFLSGSTKRSNETVEFEGETYPLIRVEISSDSHPFYTGRQKFTQADGRVDRFNKKYGLK, from the coding sequence ATGAGAAAAGATATTCATCCAGAATACCGCCCAGTTGTCTTCATGGACACTTCTACCGGCTACCAGTTCCTTAGTGGTTCAACTAAACGTTCAAACGAAACAGTTGAATTCGAAGGGGAAACTTACCCATTGATTCGTGTAGAAATTTCATCAGACTCACACCCATTCTACACTGGACGTCAAAAGTTCACTCAAGCAGATGGACGTGTGGATCGTTTCAACAAAAAATACGGTCTCAAATAA